The Roseimicrobium gellanilyticum DNA segment GGGCCTCTCCCTCCCCGCTTTTGGCGGTGAGGTCTATACCTCCACCAAGAACACCGTCACTCCGCCACCACCTCCCGCAGGTTGTGATTGCTTCGCTCCCGGGCTCACCCTCGGTATCTTCGGCGCGGGCATCCTCCCGGACAGCGAGGAAGATGACGCTCTCGGCGGCGGCGCTCTCTTGGAGTACTTCTTCACGGAGAACATCGGCCTGCAGGGCAGCTACGGCATCTTTGCCACCGGCAGTGAGCATCACGAGTTTGACGCGGCACTCGTTGTGCGCTTCCCCATCACGGAAGTCTGCATCGCTCCCTATGTGATGGGTGGCGCGGGCTATGCGACCAATTCGGAAGAGAACTGGAACTGGTTCGCTGGTGCCGGCCTTGATGTGCGCCTTCCGGAAGCTGACTGCCTGGGCATCTTTGCCGATGGCGCCTATCACTGGGGTGAAGATGACTCCGGTGATTTCACGATTGTTCGCGTGGGTCTCAAGTTCAAGCTGTAGGCCGCCCTGTGCGTCTCTACAGCGCTCTTGAGCTTCACTCGAAGCGAGAAGCTAGTTGATAAGTAGTTGATGCGAAATGTGTGTGAGCCCCGTCTGTGTGTGTCGGCACGCAGGCGGGGTTTTTTGTGCATGAGGTGGGCGAGCTTGGCGTCATCCCCGATGCTGGCTTCAGGGCTTCGCACAGGGACGATTGGCAAATGCGGACAACCGCTCTAGCCCGGAATTGCGAAGCGCTGGATGTAGTACAAACCAGTTATGAAATCACTATTCCTCACCCTCACCGTCGTGCTCTTCGGAGCCGCCGCATCCCTGGCTGATGACAAGACTGTCACCACCACCACGTCCACCGTGGGCACTGGTACCATCACGGAATACAGCCCCGGCTCCACCTTCGTGGTGAAGGAGTCCAGTGGACCCGTGACCTACAAGTATGGTGAGAAGGTCACCTACGTCACCAAGGGCGGCAAGACGCTCACCGACGCCGATGTGAAGACCCGCATCAAAGTGGGCGCACCGGTGCGTGTGCACTACGCTGCTGATGGCGACGCCAAGGTCATCAGCAAGGTCGAAATTGACGATTGAGTAGTTCCTACCCTCGCAACAACATAAACCATCGGTCGCCGTCATCCTCTGGGTGGCGGCGATTTTTTTCTTTCATGAAAGGGTTCGAAGTCATTCTCAACCACGTAGGTGCAACGGGTACTGGTCTGCCGGCACCCACCTCCCGAATGGAAGAGCGATCCGCTCCCCGACGATGTTTCATGAGAAACTTGAAGTTCCGCTTATGACCGCTGCTGCGATTCCGTGGAACTTCCAAAACCTCCCATGGAACCCACCCCCGAAAAC contains these protein-coding regions:
- a CDS encoding outer membrane beta-barrel protein — its product is MKALPILLLALGLSLPAFGGEVYTSTKNTVTPPPPPAGCDCFAPGLTLGIFGAGILPDSEEDDALGGGALLEYFFTENIGLQGSYGIFATGSEHHEFDAALVVRFPITEVCIAPYVMGGAGYATNSEENWNWFAGAGLDVRLPEADCLGIFADGAYHWGEDDSGDFTIVRVGLKFKL